In one window of bacterium DNA:
- a CDS encoding OsmC family protein encodes MKIQMKWVDGLQFYSQAETGHGLPLASRLDSNEPLHGIRPVELILHALAGCSGMDIISILQKMKQPIVKYWIDVDADRADQHPKVFTKIRLVYHFTGKGIDPAAVEKAMHLSHTKYCSVSAMLSKACEIESSYQIHEE; translated from the coding sequence ATGAAGATTCAAATGAAGTGGGTTGATGGTCTGCAGTTTTACTCACAAGCTGAAACCGGTCACGGACTACCACTGGCATCACGACTCGATTCCAACGAACCCCTCCATGGAATCCGACCAGTCGAGCTAATACTACACGCCCTCGCCGGGTGCAGCGGCATGGACATCATCTCCATTTTGCAAAAAATGAAGCAGCCGATTGTAAAGTACTGGATCGATGTCGATGCCGACCGCGCCGATCAACACCCGAAGGTGTTTACAAAAATCCGATTGGTATATCACTTCACCGGAAAAGGAATCGATCCCGCCGCTGTAGAAAAAGCAATGCATTTAAGTCACACGAAGTATTGTTCGGTGAGTGCGATGCTTAGTAAAGCGTGTGAGATTGAATCGAGTTACCAGATTCACGAAGAGTAG
- a CDS encoding 4Fe-4S dicluster domain-containing protein, giving the protein MGLLKTIEEKLGLLKYDHDRASHIAVDQEKFKTDAMQAILYVCPAQVYVKKEDDGSCVVNFENCVECGTCRIAAPGHVKWFYPTGGKGVIYREG; this is encoded by the coding sequence ATGGGCTTATTGAAAACGATAGAAGAGAAACTCGGTCTGCTCAAATATGATCACGACCGGGCATCTCACATCGCCGTCGATCAAGAGAAATTTAAAACCGATGCGATGCAGGCAATCCTGTATGTTTGCCCGGCGCAGGTGTATGTGAAGAAGGAAGACGACGGCAGTTGTGTCGTAAATTTTGAGAATTGTGTCGAGTGCGGTACTTGCCGGATAGCGGCGCCCGGTCACGTGAAGTGGTTTTATCCCACTGGTGGCAAGGGCGTCATCTACCGCGAAGGATGA